The Thermococcus sp. genome contains a region encoding:
- a CDS encoding ABC transporter permease yields the protein MNETMIVGLVLGSLAAMVPIVLTSVGATISERAGVVNIGYEGILMLSAFFGAIFAEMAHSGWVGLLGGALTGLALGAVHGVITVYFKGDHVIPGIGINLIGYGGVAFGILAYWGTAGQHQVPSYAQISPLWMDAFGNSLSPMVPITFIVAALAWWILFRTPFGLRIRSVGENPEAADALGINVELYRFTAVLIASALSGIAGAYLSVDWLGTVTKTIAAGRGFIALANMVFSGWNPLVALIGGFIFGFFDNLSIYIQNNPWLAGTIPWQFIATLPYIVTLIVVAGIIGRARPPKWDGRPYKRE from the coding sequence ATGAACGAGACCATGATTGTGGGTCTTGTACTTGGGTCACTGGCCGCGATGGTGCCGATCGTCCTCACCAGTGTTGGCGCGACTATCAGCGAGCGGGCAGGTGTGGTCAACATAGGATACGAGGGGATTCTGATGCTCTCGGCGTTCTTTGGAGCTATCTTTGCAGAGATGGCCCACAGCGGCTGGGTTGGTCTGCTCGGTGGTGCGTTGACTGGTCTGGCCCTAGGTGCCGTTCACGGTGTGATAACCGTCTACTTCAAGGGGGACCACGTTATACCCGGTATCGGTATAAACCTCATCGGCTACGGCGGTGTTGCGTTTGGAATCCTCGCGTACTGGGGTACGGCGGGACAGCACCAGGTTCCAAGCTACGCCCAGATAAGCCCCCTCTGGATGGACGCGTTTGGAAACTCCCTCAGCCCCATGGTACCCATAACTTTCATCGTGGCCGCCCTTGCCTGGTGGATACTTTTCAGAACACCGTTCGGTCTCCGCATTCGTTCCGTAGGTGAAAACCCTGAAGCCGCGGACGCTCTGGGCATCAACGTTGAGCTGTACCGCTTCACCGCTGTCTTGATAGCATCAGCCCTGAGTGGGATTGCAGGGGCTTACCTGAGCGTGGACTGGCTTGGGACCGTGACCAAGACGATAGCCGCGGGGAGGGGTTTCATCGCGCTCGCTAACATGGTCTTCAGTGGGTGGAACCCGCTTGTGGCTCTGATCGGGGGATTCATTTTTGGGTTCTTTGACAACCTCTCCATCTACATACAGAACAACCCCTGGCTAGCGGGAACGATACCCTGGCAGTTCATAGCCACCCTCCCGTATATCGTGACCTTGATAGTCGTTGCAGGCATAATAGGAAGGGCAAGGCCGCCAAAGTGGGACGGCAGGCCGTACAAGAGGGAGTGA
- a CDS encoding zinc ABC transporter substrate-binding protein has translation MRLRALVPVLLLIGMSIPTATAADQHPLVVTTIAPLASIVKEAFGGSVGVTYIIPPGADPHEYQLSADQINLLERADVVVTTGGHLPVEKKIAELVREGTIQGQALFIEDYKAEGFHYLPETWYHGKDNPHGVWLDPYNAISIAAATEKALEKVDPAKADLYRADFQAFRTRVLEVVKAYGAMVEENRTAIIQMPPDEYAVHWLEVETVAAIKPEEEVPAVGVDTLLPKAEKANLIVYGRNSPEQLKKAAEELSEKSGKPTAEITVFWANKTYTDVLIENTVAVLRALGGKPQVKMVQRRGNLTTYVFLSLLVGIMLGAAVGVILKR, from the coding sequence ATGCGGTTAAGAGCGCTGGTTCCAGTCCTCCTGCTCATAGGAATGTCAATACCCACGGCAACCGCCGCCGATCAGCACCCCCTTGTGGTGACAACAATAGCCCCCCTAGCCAGTATAGTAAAGGAGGCCTTTGGAGGTTCGGTTGGGGTGACGTACATAATCCCACCCGGTGCTGACCCGCATGAGTACCAGCTCAGCGCGGATCAGATAAACCTCCTGGAAAGGGCGGACGTTGTGGTGACCACCGGAGGCCATCTACCGGTTGAGAAGAAGATAGCGGAGCTGGTGAGGGAGGGAACCATCCAGGGACAGGCACTATTCATCGAGGATTACAAGGCGGAGGGATTTCACTACCTGCCCGAGACGTGGTACCACGGCAAGGACAATCCCCACGGGGTCTGGCTTGATCCCTACAACGCCATATCTATAGCCGCCGCCACTGAAAAGGCCCTTGAAAAGGTTGACCCCGCCAAGGCAGATCTCTACCGGGCGGACTTTCAGGCCTTCAGGACCAGAGTATTGGAGGTCGTAAAGGCGTACGGGGCAATGGTGGAAGAGAACAGGACGGCAATCATACAGATGCCACCTGATGAGTACGCCGTTCACTGGCTTGAAGTGGAAACCGTGGCCGCAATAAAACCGGAGGAGGAAGTGCCCGCGGTAGGTGTGGACACGCTCCTTCCCAAGGCGGAGAAAGCCAACCTCATAGTTTACGGTAGGAACAGCCCCGAGCAGTTAAAGAAAGCCGCAGAGGAGCTATCGGAGAAGAGCGGGAAGCCAACCGCAGAGATAACGGTGTTCTGGGCCAACAAAACGTACACGGATGTGCTGATAGAGAACACGGTCGCAGTTCTCAGGGCCCTGGGCGGAAAACCGCAGGTGAAAATGGTCCAAAGAAGGGGCAACCTCACCACCTACGTGTTCCTCTCCCTTCTGGTGGGCATCATGCTGGGTGCGGCGGTCGGGGTCATACTTAAGAGATGA
- the ftsY gene encoding signal recognition particle-docking protein FtsY, which produces MLGKLKEKLGSFVDRVSQTEISEKDVENALWDLELELLEADVALETVEELKERIKEKLVGQKVKIGTKKKALVENAVREAILEILTPERKIDLLETIKSEGKRPFVIAFVGFNGSGKTTTIAKLAHWLRGNGLSVVIAASDTFRAGAIEQIEEHARRLGVKVIKHDYGADPAAVAYDAIEHAKARKIDVVLIDTAGRNELNRNLMDEMKKIARVAKPDLVIFVGDSLGGNSVVEQAKQFNEAVKIDGVILTKLDADARGGAALSISHAIGAPILFVGVGQGYNDLKPFDERWFVERIFGEG; this is translated from the coding sequence ATGCTCGGAAAGCTCAAGGAGAAGTTAGGTTCATTTGTAGATAGGGTCTCCCAGACGGAGATCAGTGAGAAGGACGTTGAAAATGCCCTGTGGGACCTGGAGCTTGAGCTACTGGAGGCGGACGTGGCCCTTGAAACCGTCGAGGAGCTGAAGGAAAGGATAAAGGAAAAGCTGGTCGGCCAGAAGGTTAAGATCGGGACCAAAAAGAAAGCCCTCGTTGAGAACGCCGTCAGGGAAGCGATACTTGAGATACTGACACCTGAAAGAAAGATTGACCTGCTGGAAACTATTAAATCCGAAGGAAAGAGGCCATTTGTGATAGCGTTCGTTGGCTTTAATGGGAGTGGGAAGACAACCACAATAGCCAAGCTCGCCCACTGGCTCAGGGGAAACGGTCTCTCCGTGGTTATAGCGGCCAGCGATACGTTCAGGGCGGGGGCGATCGAACAGATCGAAGAGCACGCAAGACGTCTTGGGGTGAAGGTCATTAAGCATGATTACGGTGCCGATCCGGCGGCCGTTGCCTATGATGCGATAGAACACGCCAAAGCCAGGAAAATAGACGTCGTCCTCATCGACACCGCCGGGAGGAACGAGCTGAACAGAAACCTGATGGATGAGATGAAGAAGATAGCACGTGTTGCCAAGCCGGACCTGGTTATATTCGTCGGTGACTCCCTTGGAGGGAACTCCGTCGTTGAACAGGCGAAGCAGTTCAATGAGGCGGTTAAAATAGATGGAGTAATCCTCACCAAGCTCGACGCCGACGCCCGTGGTGGTGCCGCTTTGAGCATAAGCCACGCGATTGGAGCACCGATACTCTTCGTCGGCGTCGGCCAGGGCTACAATGATCTAAAGCCCTTCGACGAGAGGTGGTTCGTAGAGCGGATTTTCGGGGAAGGCTGA
- a CDS encoding ABC transporter ATP-binding protein, which yields MRDIVKVYPDGTKALKGVDIQVYTGEILGLLGENGAGKTTLMKILFGMLKPTKGTILLNGKETSFKSPADALASGIGMVHQHFTLVEVFNALENIILGREGHGLLSRINVDNARKKLQSLMDELNFQVPLDVPVENLPVGIQQRIEILKMLYRDIDLLILDEPTAVLTPIEVKELFAVLKKLKSQGKTIIFISHKLNEVMEITDRVTVIRRGKVIGTVQTKDATPQLLARMMVGRDVVLRIEKPPKEPGEAILHVEDLWVKGDRGEDAVRGISFDVRAGEIFGIAGVEGNGQSELIEAITGLRKVEKGKIQVGDMDVTGKNPRDLYEIGIAHIPEDRTHMGLILEMTVMENAILGMHWWKEFSRAGVLMNWKQVENHTKLLVEEFDINSPGARAPVKSLSGGNQQKLIVAREVSKKPELIVAAQPTRGVDVASTEYIRNYLVKLRNEGKAVLLVSADLDEVLQLSDRMAIMYEGQFMGVVDPTKVTEEQIGLMMGGVKA from the coding sequence ATGAGGGACATTGTAAAGGTGTACCCCGACGGCACAAAGGCCCTGAAGGGGGTTGATATTCAGGTATACACAGGCGAGATACTCGGCCTTCTGGGTGAGAATGGAGCCGGCAAAACAACCCTGATGAAAATCCTGTTCGGTATGCTCAAGCCTACGAAGGGGACGATCCTTTTAAACGGAAAGGAAACCAGCTTTAAGAGCCCCGCGGATGCGCTGGCCAGCGGTATTGGAATGGTCCATCAGCACTTCACGCTCGTTGAGGTCTTCAACGCCCTCGAGAACATCATCCTTGGCAGGGAGGGACACGGCCTGCTCTCAAGAATAAACGTAGACAACGCTAGAAAAAAGCTTCAGAGTCTCATGGATGAGCTGAACTTCCAGGTCCCCCTCGATGTCCCCGTTGAGAACCTTCCAGTGGGTATCCAGCAGAGGATCGAGATACTGAAGATGCTCTACAGAGACATTGACCTCCTCATACTTGACGAGCCCACCGCAGTCCTGACCCCCATAGAGGTTAAAGAGCTGTTTGCGGTGCTTAAAAAGCTGAAGAGCCAGGGAAAAACGATAATATTCATAAGCCACAAGCTCAACGAGGTCATGGAGATAACGGACAGGGTAACGGTCATAAGACGGGGGAAGGTCATCGGAACCGTGCAGACAAAGGATGCGACCCCCCAGCTCCTAGCCAGAATGATGGTTGGCAGGGACGTTGTTCTCAGGATCGAAAAACCACCCAAAGAGCCTGGAGAGGCTATCCTTCATGTGGAGGACCTCTGGGTAAAGGGCGATCGTGGTGAAGACGCGGTTAGAGGGATATCCTTTGACGTAAGGGCGGGGGAGATATTTGGAATAGCTGGTGTGGAGGGCAACGGACAGAGTGAGCTGATCGAGGCGATAACCGGATTGAGGAAAGTGGAAAAGGGCAAAATACAGGTCGGCGACATGGACGTAACAGGTAAAAATCCAAGGGACCTCTATGAGATCGGTATCGCCCATATTCCTGAGGATAGGACACATATGGGATTGATTCTAGAAATGACGGTGATGGAGAACGCCATACTCGGGATGCATTGGTGGAAGGAGTTTTCCCGGGCCGGTGTGCTCATGAACTGGAAACAGGTGGAGAATCACACAAAGCTCCTCGTGGAGGAATTCGACATCAACTCGCCCGGTGCCAGGGCTCCGGTTAAATCTCTCAGCGGAGGAAACCAGCAGAAGCTCATAGTGGCGAGGGAAGTTAGTAAGAAGCCGGAGCTCATCGTTGCGGCACAGCCGACCCGTGGAGTGGACGTTGCATCGACCGAGTACATCCGGAACTACCTTGTCAAGCTGAGGAACGAGGGTAAGGCGGTTCTGCTCGTTTCAGCGGACCTTGATGAGGTGCTCCAGCTCAGCGACAGGATGGCCATTATGTATGAGGGGCAGTTTATGGGAGTTGTCGACCCCACCAAGGTGACAGAGGAGCAGATAGGCCTCATGATGGGAGGTGTGAAGGCATGA
- a CDS encoding ABC transporter permease, translating to MNVSDELRSYWKPLSESVLAIMIGALVGAVVLWLSGYDAVAAYRALLQGSFGSMGNMAETLSKSTPLILTAITFAIGARTGLFNIGAEGAVYFGAIAAVAATQTLQDPVSGILSGLFVGALWMLPAAVLKVYRGVHEVISTIMLNWIAFFIASWLALSALANPQNQNSTVPIPPGARLPLLVQNSTLSLAFVISVIAAIIVYVVMWHTKLGYELRTSGQNPRAAEYGGINPRIAMVWSFLIGGMTAGLAGAVQVMGIPPSYSISQGLANVYGYGFDGIGVSLVGRNHPLGIIFAGILFGALNAGATQMQQTGVPLEMVKVIEGIIIVAVAVPGLLDLFTKLFRRGGP from the coding sequence ATGAACGTCTCGGACGAGTTGCGGAGCTACTGGAAACCGCTTAGTGAGAGTGTTCTTGCGATAATGATCGGTGCACTCGTTGGAGCTGTAGTCCTCTGGCTGAGTGGTTACGATGCCGTTGCGGCATACCGGGCCCTGCTACAGGGCTCTTTTGGCTCCATGGGGAATATGGCTGAGACCCTCAGTAAGTCCACCCCGCTGATACTAACTGCCATTACCTTTGCAATCGGTGCCAGAACAGGCCTCTTCAACATAGGTGCGGAGGGGGCCGTTTACTTTGGGGCCATAGCCGCCGTTGCCGCTACTCAAACCCTTCAGGATCCAGTATCTGGCATCTTAAGTGGACTTTTCGTTGGGGCCCTCTGGATGCTTCCCGCTGCGGTGCTTAAAGTGTACCGTGGCGTTCACGAGGTCATATCGACAATAATGCTCAACTGGATTGCCTTCTTCATAGCCAGCTGGCTGGCCCTCAGCGCCCTTGCCAATCCTCAGAACCAGAATAGCACCGTGCCGATACCTCCAGGAGCGAGACTTCCACTCCTCGTTCAGAACTCAACACTCTCGCTTGCATTTGTCATATCGGTGATAGCGGCGATCATCGTTTACGTGGTCATGTGGCACACGAAACTCGGCTACGAACTCAGAACCAGCGGGCAGAACCCGAGGGCCGCGGAGTACGGGGGCATAAACCCGAGGATCGCGATGGTGTGGTCCTTCCTGATAGGTGGAATGACCGCGGGTCTGGCCGGCGCGGTTCAGGTAATGGGCATACCTCCTAGCTACTCAATAAGTCAGGGACTTGCCAACGTTTACGGCTACGGTTTCGATGGAATAGGCGTTTCGCTGGTCGGCAGGAATCATCCCCTCGGTATAATCTTCGCGGGTATACTCTTCGGCGCCCTGAACGCCGGTGCCACACAGATGCAGCAGACCGGTGTTCCCCTTGAGATGGTCAAGGTCATCGAGGGTATCATAATAGTTGCCGTTGCGGTTCCGGGACTTCTTGACCTCTTCACAAAGCTCTTCAGGAGGGGAGGACCATGA
- a CDS encoding phosphoribosyltransferase, with product MKKFPAYLASWNDIERWAKEGAWRVLEGDWRPDVIVGLARGGWIAARLYCDYLGVKDLVSLKVEHWGVTATPDGKARLKYGSNYDLGGKKVLIVDDISDTGESLTLAKNYVEGQNPAEIRVATLLTIRGSRFKPDYYGEEIDWAWIVFPWNFVEDMVNLVGNIFEEREALTTDEIVGLFKDLHGIDVPKGRLEEALRMAERRKVFKFREGAWRRA from the coding sequence ATGAAGAAGTTTCCGGCTTACCTCGCTTCTTGGAACGACATTGAGAGATGGGCAAAAGAGGGCGCTTGGAGGGTACTGGAGGGGGACTGGAGGCCTGACGTCATAGTCGGCCTCGCAAGGGGCGGCTGGATCGCTGCAAGACTCTACTGCGACTACCTCGGCGTCAAGGACTTGGTTAGCCTCAAGGTCGAGCACTGGGGCGTTACAGCAACTCCAGACGGAAAAGCCAGACTCAAGTACGGAAGCAACTACGACCTTGGAGGCAAGAAGGTTCTCATAGTGGACGACATCAGTGACACGGGAGAGAGCCTGACGCTCGCCAAGAACTACGTTGAGGGACAGAATCCAGCGGAGATAAGGGTCGCAACGCTCCTCACGATAAGGGGCTCGCGCTTCAAGCCGGACTACTACGGTGAAGAGATTGACTGGGCTTGGATTGTCTTTCCGTGGAACTTCGTCGAGGATATGGTCAACCTCGTAGGTAACATCTTCGAGGAAAGGGAGGCTCTAACCACGGATGAGATTGTGGGGCTGTTCAAAGACCTTCACGGGATAGATGTTCCGAAGGGCCGGCTGGAGGAGGCCCTCCGCATGGCCGAAAGAAGGAAGGTTTTTAAATTTCGGGAGGGCGCCTGGCGCAGGGCATGA
- the surE gene encoding 5'/3'-nucleotidase SurE: protein MPRILLTNDDGIYSNGIRAALRALSELGEVYVVAPLFQRSASGRAMTLHRPIRAKRVNVPGARTAYGIDGTPTDCVIFAIARFGSFDLAVSGINLGENLSTEITVSGTASAAIEAATHDIPGLAVSLEVDWKKTLGDGAGVEFSVGAHFLREMAKVILRRGLPDGVDMLNVNVPGDATSETGIVITRLARKRYNPTVEERIDPRGHPYYWVVGRQTTEFEPGTDAYTLKVERKVSVTPINIDMTARVDFRELKRILLGN, encoded by the coding sequence ATGCCAAGGATACTACTCACCAACGACGATGGGATTTACTCCAACGGGATAAGGGCCGCCCTCAGAGCGTTAAGTGAACTGGGTGAGGTATATGTCGTTGCACCGCTCTTCCAGAGAAGCGCAAGCGGGCGGGCCATGACACTCCACAGGCCGATAAGGGCGAAGCGGGTGAACGTCCCCGGTGCTAGAACAGCATACGGAATAGATGGAACCCCCACGGACTGTGTCATCTTTGCGATAGCGCGCTTTGGGAGCTTTGACCTTGCAGTCAGCGGCATAAACCTTGGTGAGAACCTCAGTACCGAGATTACGGTCTCAGGAACGGCATCGGCGGCAATAGAGGCCGCAACGCATGATATCCCGGGCCTGGCCGTGAGCCTTGAAGTTGACTGGAAGAAGACGCTCGGGGACGGTGCTGGGGTGGAGTTCTCGGTTGGGGCCCACTTTCTAAGGGAGATGGCGAAGGTCATCCTGAGAAGGGGCCTTCCGGATGGAGTTGACATGCTCAACGTGAACGTGCCGGGCGATGCGACCTCCGAGACCGGGATCGTCATCACCAGACTCGCGAGGAAGCGCTACAACCCCACGGTTGAGGAGCGTATAGATCCAAGGGGGCACCCGTACTACTGGGTCGTGGGAAGGCAGACAACGGAGTTTGAGCCCGGAACGGACGCCTACACCCTGAAGGTCGAGAGAAAGGTCAGTGTGACGCCGATAAACATAGACATGACTGCGAGGGTTGATTTCAGGGAATTGAAAAGGATTCTCTTGGGGAACTAG
- a CDS encoding DUF4932 domain-containing protein, with protein sequence MKRLFVLIILSCLITTPLTAAVGTAQYSVDQRVTVEINPNAELLGVVYYLAFGRNDTFVIDRGGYLDDIDSYFGPYRDHPAVRLLRGYLENYTSIPQRDYQLMMIEYYLLLCSNPPEIKPRVPSGVPWFDDDFLPALRDFARKTDFMAFYSSHVDYYREGLNIYTAALHLLPPDGFMANYSGFSNVEYRFEHPFLLAVHGHSFDPVIDGVQVWGAGGILPLVRRTPQRTTWSFKTARDTMFGLSLNRDIMNSTRLDELLYLGFIYHELGHDVTLQELYEEHDTLENLTYLQKTIENDMPYLAKYDIHFWNPIGMLYESFADSWEDFALFHINENYSLLAMDMQEAWGEFWVWALFSKTRECALKVQTGEAGNFTSCVPQILRYLRKTIPPEKAAEIYQNVVPVTPLRAFDRGAQAGRVVIVYGTQNPDPTGTLHDRKTARAIAENLMKFYSLWPEGVEVDVKSDVEVTPDDLRSNLVIVGGPVSNALAREMQGAFPIRFRKINGEWALWRNTSWEFRWVSDSFLLLPTNSPKRASFGNVAIAHCYFSPVDKASILIAIRNPKDPRNYIVWIAGANRDLTALFQNPTYYLSSYEIWSKKGIEIGFYSQPLAPS encoded by the coding sequence ATGAAGCGACTGTTCGTGTTAATAATCCTCTCTTGCCTTATAACAACACCGCTAACGGCTGCAGTTGGTACCGCCCAGTACTCAGTTGATCAGAGGGTTACCGTGGAGATAAACCCAAACGCCGAACTTCTTGGGGTGGTTTATTATCTTGCCTTCGGGAGAAACGACACCTTCGTGATAGATCGGGGTGGTTATCTCGACGATATCGACTCGTACTTCGGCCCCTACCGAGACCACCCCGCCGTTAGGCTCCTCAGGGGATACCTTGAGAACTACACTTCAATTCCACAAAGGGACTACCAGCTTATGATGATAGAGTACTACCTCCTTCTCTGCTCAAACCCTCCAGAAATAAAGCCCCGCGTCCCTTCTGGAGTTCCCTGGTTCGATGACGACTTCCTACCCGCTCTGAGGGACTTCGCTAGGAAAACCGATTTCATGGCGTTCTACAGCTCTCACGTGGACTACTACCGGGAGGGCCTCAACATCTACACGGCAGCCCTTCATCTACTCCCTCCTGATGGGTTCATGGCAAACTACTCCGGATTCTCGAATGTCGAGTATCGCTTTGAGCACCCGTTTCTATTGGCGGTTCACGGCCACAGCTTTGACCCGGTAATCGACGGTGTCCAGGTGTGGGGTGCTGGCGGAATTCTCCCCCTGGTCAGGAGAACGCCTCAGAGAACAACCTGGAGCTTCAAAACCGCCAGGGACACCATGTTCGGGCTTTCCCTTAATCGGGATATTATGAACAGCACCCGCCTAGATGAACTGTTGTACTTGGGTTTCATATACCACGAGCTGGGCCATGACGTGACCCTCCAGGAGCTCTACGAAGAACACGACACTCTTGAGAACCTCACTTACCTTCAGAAGACCATAGAAAACGACATGCCGTATCTCGCGAAGTACGACATACATTTCTGGAACCCAATCGGCATGCTCTACGAAAGCTTCGCCGATTCTTGGGAAGATTTTGCCCTTTTCCATATCAACGAGAACTACAGCCTGCTCGCCATGGACATGCAGGAGGCCTGGGGCGAGTTCTGGGTATGGGCTCTGTTCTCCAAGACCCGTGAGTGTGCCCTTAAAGTGCAGACAGGGGAGGCTGGCAACTTCACCTCCTGCGTCCCCCAGATACTGAGGTACCTAAGGAAAACCATACCCCCAGAGAAAGCCGCTGAGATTTATCAGAATGTTGTTCCGGTCACCCCTCTGAGGGCCTTCGACAGGGGGGCTCAGGCCGGGAGAGTCGTGATCGTTTACGGAACCCAGAACCCCGACCCGACCGGAACCCTCCACGACAGAAAAACTGCCCGGGCAATAGCCGAGAACCTGATGAAGTTCTACTCGCTTTGGCCGGAGGGGGTCGAGGTCGATGTCAAGTCCGATGTTGAGGTTACCCCCGACGATCTCAGGAGCAACCTTGTCATTGTGGGCGGACCGGTCTCCAACGCCCTCGCCAGGGAGATGCAGGGGGCCTTCCCGATAAGGTTCAGAAAGATCAATGGAGAATGGGCCCTCTGGCGGAACACCAGCTGGGAATTCAGGTGGGTATCCGACAGCTTTCTACTTCTTCCAACGAACTCCCCAAAGAGGGCCTCCTTTGGCAACGTCGCCATCGCTCACTGTTACTTTAGCCCTGTGGACAAGGCCAGCATCCTGATTGCGATCAGAAATCCGAAAGATCCAAGGAACTACATCGTATGGATAGCAGGAGCGAACAGAGACCTGACGGCGCTCTTCCAGAACCCCACCTACTACCTCAGCAGCTACGAAATATGGAGTAAGAAGGGGATAGAAATCGGTTTCTATTCTCAACCACTGGCACCTTCCTGA
- a CDS encoding BMP family protein, whose amino-acid sequence MKKWLSIFLVGLVALSIVASGCISGSNSTSTKINILYTYTGSFSDPAKGKQAAQAQLQQGAWVIYQVAGGTGLGVFEAVGDYLKANNKKMGPPFAIGVDSAQDWIKPGVIIASMMKRVDVGVYNAVKAAEENQFKGGVVELGLKEGGVKLSTLQDVKTMFDSLPPDVRQKKLQDLGFQNEQQLLDYLNKTRQQIPSWIWQAVDQLQQEIVSGKIIVPKATQKSQIEELRNAKNWTAMEALGKQWAGSSPSSESYFNKTLNERQNTKKIAIVFDVGGRGDLSFNDMAYLGASRAVKDFGLQLTQLQSNSPNDYYTNLQSLAKTGQFDIIIAVGFMMTDAVKKVAAEYPKQRFVLIDGYDPKMPHNVQMVLFKENEGSALAGALATLITLNDHKNTIGIVLGMEIPVLYKFEGGYRFGAYWALNYYKNHTH is encoded by the coding sequence ATGAAGAAATGGCTAAGCATCTTTTTGGTGGGTCTGGTGGCCCTTAGTATCGTGGCAAGCGGTTGCATAAGCGGGAGCAACTCAACCTCCACGAAAATAAACATCCTGTACACGTACACGGGTTCTTTCAGCGACCCTGCAAAGGGCAAGCAGGCAGCTCAGGCTCAGTTGCAGCAAGGCGCATGGGTTATCTACCAAGTAGCAGGTGGAACCGGACTTGGTGTTTTTGAAGCGGTTGGGGACTACCTGAAGGCCAACAACAAGAAGATGGGTCCTCCGTTTGCCATCGGCGTTGACTCAGCCCAGGACTGGATCAAGCCGGGGGTCATAATAGCAAGCATGATGAAGCGCGTTGATGTCGGTGTTTACAACGCCGTTAAGGCCGCGGAAGAGAACCAGTTCAAGGGAGGGGTTGTTGAGCTGGGTCTCAAAGAGGGCGGCGTCAAGCTCAGCACCCTCCAAGACGTTAAGACCATGTTTGACTCACTTCCACCTGATGTTAGGCAGAAGAAGCTTCAGGACCTTGGATTCCAGAACGAGCAGCAGCTCCTTGATTACCTTAACAAGACCCGCCAGCAGATTCCATCGTGGATATGGCAGGCTGTCGATCAGCTTCAGCAGGAGATTGTGAGCGGCAAGATAATAGTCCCGAAGGCCACTCAGAAGAGCCAGATCGAAGAACTCAGGAACGCCAAGAACTGGACCGCGATGGAAGCCCTTGGAAAGCAGTGGGCAGGCAGCTCTCCATCCTCTGAATCCTACTTCAACAAGACACTGAACGAGAGGCAGAACACCAAGAAGATAGCAATAGTATTCGACGTTGGCGGAAGGGGCGATCTGAGCTTCAACGACATGGCGTACCTCGGTGCCAGCCGGGCCGTCAAGGACTTCGGACTCCAGCTCACCCAACTCCAGAGCAACAGCCCGAACGACTACTACACCAACCTCCAGAGCCTGGCCAAAACGGGCCAGTTCGACATAATCATCGCCGTCGGGTTCATGATGACGGACGCCGTTAAGAAAGTCGCCGCCGAGTACCCCAAGCAGAGGTTCGTCCTCATAGACGGCTACGACCCGAAGATGCCTCACAACGTCCAGATGGTCCTCTTCAAGGAGAATGAGGGCTCGGCACTCGCAGGAGCTCTTGCCACACTTATAACGCTCAATGACCACAAGAACACCATAGGAATCGTCCTTGGAATGGAGATACCGGTTCTCTACAAGTTCGAGGGTGGGTACCGCTTCGGTGCTTACTGGGCCCTGAACTATTACAAGAACCACACACACTGA